Proteins found in one Epinephelus fuscoguttatus linkage group LG4, E.fuscoguttatus.final_Chr_v1 genomic segment:
- the wee1 gene encoding wee1-like protein kinase — MSGFSRHRHGSDSPKTLPIRQKLQFTSSDGEDEPIEDVNNSTGGESGFTEMDSPMPVRRSPVDKRLEGGSSPLNQSGGDDDVELWDEESFGSPSHLRSPSSVLFANCSPSPRKASRLYGGSPERSYVQDDGEGSSSPIPDCPDTPPHKTFRKLRLFDTPHTPKSLLSRARGSGLGSSSRRVALFKNVEASGKLLTDSGRRQQTPLVNFNPFTPDSLLIQSATQQRNNRKRAHWNDSCGEDMEASDGEAEEEVLPPSKRITMMENNMMSRYTSEFLELEKIGCGEFGAVFKCVKRLDGCIYAIKRSKKPLAGSVDEQNALREVYAHAVLGQHPHVVRYYSAWAEDDHMLIQNEYCNGGTLSDVIAENYRRLSYLSELELKDLLLQVTRGLKYIHSMSLVHMDIKPSNIFISRKSVTSCDECDEDEGLTTSVVYKIGDLGHVTRVNNPQVEEGDSRYLANEVLQEDYSKLTKADIFALALTVVSASGAEPLPTNGDKWHEIRQGKLPAIPQVLSPEFLSLLKLMIHPDPSRRPSTSDLIKHPVLLTAARMSADQLRVELNAEKFKNALLQKELKKAQQARAAAEEKVLTTDRILTRSTVQSNPRTSRLIGKKMNRSVSLTIY; from the exons ATGTCGGGCTTCAGCCGCCACCGACACGGATCAGACTCTCCCAAGACTTTACCGATCCGCCAGAAGCTCCAGTTCACCTCCAGCGACGGAGAGGACGAGCCCATCGAGGACGTGAACAACAGCACCGGAGGAGAGTCCGGTTTCACGGAGATGGACTCCCCGATGCCGGTGCGGCGGAGCCCCGTGGATAAACGTCTGGAGGGCGGCAGCAGCCCCCTGAACCAGTCCGGTGGGGACGACGACGTGGAGCTGTGGGACGAGGAGAGCTTCGGGTCCCCGTCTCACCTCCGTTCACCGAGCAGCGTCCTTTTCGCCAACTGCTCCCCGTCACCGAGGAAAGCCTCCCGGCTGTACGGAGGATCACCGGAGCGCTCCTACGTCCAGGACGACGGGGAAGGATCCAGCTCCCCGATCCCGGACTGTCCCGACACACCTCCGCACAAGACTTTCAGAAAACTGAGGCTGTTTGACACCCCGCACACCCCCAAG agtTTGTTGTCCAGGGCCCGGGGGTCGGGTCTGGGATCGTCCAGCAGGAGAGTCGCCCTCTTCAAGAATGTGGAGGCTTCAGGGAAGTTGCTCACAGACAGCGGCAGGAGACAGCAGACCCCTCTGGTCAACTTTAACCCCTTCACTCCCGACTCCCTCCTCATCCAGTCTGCCACCCAGCAGAGGAACAACAGGAAGAGGGCGCACTGGAACGA CTCCTGTGGAGAGGACATGGAGGCGAGTGACGGcgaggcagaggaggaagtgcTGCCACCTTCAAAG AGGATCACCATGATGGAGAACAACATGATGTCCAGATACACCTCAGAGTTCCTGGAGCTGGAGAAGATCGGCTGTGGGGAGTTTGGtgctgtgtttaagtgtgtgaaAAGACTCGACGGCTGCATCTACGCAATCAAGAGGTCGAAGAAACCTCTGGCAGGATCCGTAGATGA ACAGAACGCCCTGCGGGAGGTGTACGCCCACGCCGTGCTGGGCCAACATCCCCACGTGGTGCGATACTACTCTGCCTGGGCTGAGGACGACCACATGCTCATCCAGAATGAGTACTGCAACGGCGGCACACTGTCTGACGTCATCGCAGAGAACTACAGACGCCTCAGTTACCTGTCGGAGCTGGAGCTCAAAGACCTGCTGCTTCAGGTCACACGAGGACTCAAGTACATCCACTCCATGTCTCTGGTCCACATGGACATCAAGCCCA GCAACATCTTTATTTCACGGAAGTCTGTAACCAGCTGTGACGAGTGTGATGAGGACGAAGGACTGACCACCAGTGTCGTCTACAAAATAG GTGATCTTGGTCATGTGACACGAGTAAACAACCCCCAGGTGGAGGAAGGTGACAGCAGATACCTCGCCAATGAAGTTCTGCAGGAG GACTACAGTAAGTTGACGAAGGCGGACATCTTTGCTCTGGCTCTGACAGTCGTCAGTGCCTCGGGGGCGGAGCCTCTTCCCACAAACGGAGACAAATGGCACGAGATCCGACAGGGAAAACTTCCCGCCATCCCACAAGTGCTCTCTCCAGAGTTCCTCAGTCTTCTCAAG CTGATGATCCATCCTGATCCAAGTAGACGACCATCAACCTCTGACCTCATCAAACACCCAGTGCTCCTCACTGCCGCCAGAATGAGCGCCGACCAGCTGCGAGTGGAACTCAATGCAGAGAAGTTCAAGAACGCACTGCTGCAGAA GGAGCTGAAGAAGGCCCAGCAGGCTCGAgctgcagctgaggagaagGTTTTGACCACCGACAGGATTCTGACCCGCTCCACGGTCCAGTCCAACCCCAGAACCTCCAGACTCATCGGCAAGAAGATGAACCGCTCGGTCAGCCTCACCATCTACTGA